Proteins encoded within one genomic window of Rossellomorea vietnamensis:
- the yyaC gene encoding spore protease YyaC — protein sequence MNLKKGLFERRSEPFRVLHQEERAAQDLSVQLSSMLPTYYRTRPIVFVCIGTDRSTGDSLGPLVGTLIEEQDIKPFHVYGTLDDPIHAVNLEERLKDIASKHTNPFIIGVDACLGRLKSVGAIQLSEGPLRPGAGVNKELPEVGEIHLTGIVNVSGFMEFFVLQNTRLNLVMKMARTIAEAIVLAGHSVERRNAVSIEKWREELQQ from the coding sequence ATGAATCTAAAAAAAGGACTATTTGAACGAAGATCTGAACCTTTTAGAGTCCTTCATCAGGAAGAGCGTGCGGCACAGGATCTTTCTGTTCAATTGTCGTCGATGCTTCCCACTTATTATCGTACAAGGCCCATCGTGTTTGTCTGTATCGGTACGGACCGCTCGACCGGGGATTCATTGGGGCCTTTGGTCGGCACTTTAATAGAGGAACAGGATATTAAACCATTCCATGTCTATGGAACATTGGATGATCCGATCCATGCCGTCAATCTGGAAGAGAGGCTCAAGGACATTGCTTCTAAGCATACCAATCCCTTTATCATAGGTGTCGATGCCTGTCTCGGACGATTAAAGAGTGTTGGTGCCATTCAGTTGAGTGAAGGCCCTTTGCGCCCGGGAGCAGGAGTGAACAAAGAGCTGCCTGAAGTCGGGGAGATTCATTTGACCGGTATTGTAAATGTCAGTGGATTCATGGAGTTTTTTGTCCTGCAGAATACCCGTTTGAATCTTGTCATGAAAATGGCGAGGACGATTGCGGAAGCGATTGTGCTGGCAGGTCATTCTGTAGAACGGAGAAATGCCGTCAGTATCGAAAAATGGCGGGAAGAATTGCAGCAATAA
- a CDS encoding mechanosensitive ion channel family protein, producing MSANDTKTKVDDTINKATEKLIDNEMWMALGTGAVKIIAIMVITYLALRVGRSAIRNVFKVRSRSPLKFTERREATLSKLLENVLTYVIYFISLMTILSTLEIDVKGLIAGAGIVGLAVGFGAQNLVRDIITGFFIIFEDQFSVGDYVRIGSAEGTVEEIGLRTTKIKSWTGELHIFPNGNVTEVTNFSIHNSIAVVDVSIAYEENIEEAEKVMQELLLALPQKYEDLVNPPELLGVQTLGASDVVIRIVAETVPMRHWYMARMIRKEVKLCLDAHGIEIPFPRMVMYSRKDEEEIHPREKQRRLESE from the coding sequence ATGAGTGCGAATGATACCAAAACTAAGGTAGATGACACCATTAATAAAGCAACTGAGAAACTGATAGATAATGAAATGTGGATGGCCCTGGGAACAGGTGCTGTAAAGATTATTGCCATTATGGTCATTACATATCTTGCCCTAAGGGTAGGAAGGTCGGCGATTCGAAACGTATTCAAAGTCCGTTCCCGGTCCCCTCTTAAGTTCACTGAACGACGGGAGGCGACATTATCCAAACTGTTGGAAAACGTCCTCACCTATGTGATCTATTTCATCAGTCTGATGACCATTTTATCGACTCTGGAAATTGATGTGAAAGGACTCATCGCCGGTGCCGGGATCGTCGGCCTTGCCGTCGGTTTCGGTGCACAGAATCTGGTACGTGATATCATCACCGGTTTTTTCATTATCTTCGAGGATCAATTTTCAGTTGGCGATTATGTTCGCATCGGTTCTGCAGAGGGAACCGTGGAAGAGATCGGCCTGCGAACGACAAAGATCAAAAGCTGGACCGGGGAATTACATATCTTCCCCAATGGGAATGTTACGGAAGTGACGAACTTCTCCATCCATAACAGTATCGCAGTCGTGGATGTCAGCATTGCATACGAAGAAAATATTGAAGAAGCCGAGAAAGTGATGCAGGAACTTCTTCTCGCTTTGCCGCAAAAGTACGAAGACCTTGTGAATCCGCCTGAGCTGTTGGGGGTTCAAACTCTTGGAGCATCCGATGTCGTCATCCGCATAGTTGCTGAAACGGTTCCAATGAGGCACTGGTATATGGCCAGAATGATCCGGAAAGAAGTAAAACTTTGCCTGGATGCGCATGGTATCGAGATTCCATTCCCTCGTATGGTGATGTATTCACGTAAGGATGAAGAAGAGATTCACCCCCGTGAAAAGCAAAGAAGACTTGAAAGCGAATAA
- a CDS encoding DUF951 domain-containing protein → MEPKTFTLNDIVEMKKPHPCGTNRWKVIRMGMDIRIKCVGCGHSVMIPRKDFAKKMKKVISSGEEE, encoded by the coding sequence GTGGAACCAAAGACATTCACATTAAATGATATTGTAGAAATGAAGAAGCCTCATCCATGTGGCACGAACCGCTGGAAAGTGATCCGTATGGGGATGGATATTCGTATCAAGTGTGTCGGGTGCGGTCACAGTGTCATGATCCCCAGAAAAGACTTTGCGAAAAAAATGAAAAAGGTCATCAGCAGTGGTGAAGAAGAATAA
- the ychF gene encoding redox-regulated ATPase YchF, with amino-acid sequence MALTAGIVGLPNVGKSTLFNAITKAGAESANYPFCTIDPNVGIVEVPDHRLDKLTELVDPKKTVPTAFEFTDIAGIVKGASKGEGLGNKFLSHIRQVDAICQVVRCFADDNITHVSGKVDPIADIEVINLELILADLETVDKRITRVQKMAKQKDKEAVFEHDILVKIKEALEAEQPARTVEFSDEQMKLVKQLHLLTSKPVLYVANVSEDEIADPSDNEYVQKVREFAKDDNAEVIVVCAKIESEIAELDDEEKAMFLQELGIEESGLDQLIRATYSLLGLATYFTAGVQEVRAWTFREGMKAPQCAGVIHTDFERGFIRAETVSYEDLVAAGTMGAAREAGKVRLEGKEYLVKDGDIIHFRFNV; translated from the coding sequence ATGGCATTAACAGCTGGTATTGTAGGACTACCTAACGTAGGGAAATCCACACTATTCAACGCAATTACAAAAGCAGGTGCAGAATCTGCGAACTACCCGTTCTGTACCATTGATCCGAACGTAGGAATCGTAGAGGTTCCGGATCACCGCCTGGATAAATTAACAGAACTTGTGGACCCGAAGAAGACGGTTCCCACTGCCTTCGAATTCACGGATATTGCCGGGATTGTTAAAGGCGCAAGTAAAGGGGAAGGATTGGGGAATAAGTTCTTATCCCACATCCGTCAAGTGGATGCGATCTGTCAGGTTGTCCGTTGTTTCGCAGATGATAATATCACACACGTATCCGGTAAAGTAGATCCGATTGCGGATATCGAAGTCATCAACCTGGAGTTGATCCTGGCTGACCTTGAAACGGTGGACAAGCGAATTACAAGAGTTCAGAAAATGGCGAAGCAGAAAGACAAAGAAGCGGTATTTGAGCACGACATCCTTGTGAAAATCAAAGAAGCTTTGGAAGCAGAACAGCCAGCTCGTACAGTTGAGTTCTCGGATGAGCAAATGAAGCTTGTAAAACAGCTTCATCTTCTGACGTCCAAACCTGTATTATACGTAGCGAACGTAAGTGAAGACGAGATTGCGGATCCTTCTGATAACGAGTATGTTCAGAAAGTACGTGAATTTGCGAAGGACGACAATGCCGAAGTGATCGTTGTCTGTGCGAAGATTGAATCTGAGATCGCCGAGCTTGATGATGAAGAAAAGGCGATGTTCCTGCAGGAATTAGGCATCGAAGAATCTGGCCTTGATCAGCTGATCCGTGCTACCTATTCCCTATTGGGACTGGCTACTTATTTCACAGCAGGTGTACAAGAAGTCCGTGCCTGGACGTTCCGTGAAGGAATGAAAGCCCCTCAATGTGCAGGTGTCATCCACACCGACTTCGAAAGAGGATTCATCCGTGCCGAAACCGTATCTTATGAAGATTTAGTTGCTGCCGGTACAATGGGTGCAGCCCGCGAAGCAGGAAAAGTCCGTTTGGAAGGGAAAGAATACCTTGTAAAAGACGGAGACATCATTCACTTCCGCTTTAACGTGTAA
- the rpsF gene encoding 30S ribosomal protein S6, whose amino-acid sequence MRKYEVMYIVRPNIDDESKKAVVERFDNVLTTNGAEIIESKDWGKRRLAYEINDFRDGFYQLVKMSATSDAVNEFDRLAKISDDIIRHIVVKEEE is encoded by the coding sequence ATGAGAAAGTACGAAGTTATGTACATTGTCCGCCCAAACATTGACGACGAGTCAAAGAAAGCAGTAGTTGAGCGTTTCGATAACGTTTTAACAACTAACGGCGCGGAAATCATCGAGTCAAAAGATTGGGGTAAACGTCGTTTAGCGTATGAAATCAACGATTTTCGTGATGGTTTCTATCAACTAGTTAAGATGAGCGCTACTTCTGATGCAGTTAACGAATTCGATCGTTTAGCTAAAATCAGCGATGATATTATCCGTCATATCGTTGTTAAAGAAGAAGAATAA
- the ssb gene encoding single-stranded DNA-binding protein yields MMNRVVLVGRLTKDPELKYTPSGVAVASFTLAVNRSFTNQSGEREADFINCVVWRRPAENVANFLKKGSLAGVDGRIQTRNFEGQDGRRVFMTEVVAESVQFLEPRSANQGDRGGSPGYSGGGQRDQGNPYSQNQNQQRNNNNNNNYTRVDEDPFANDGQPIDISDDDLPF; encoded by the coding sequence ATGATGAACCGAGTTGTATTAGTAGGGCGTTTAACCAAAGACCCTGAATTAAAATATACTCCAAGTGGAGTGGCTGTTGCTTCGTTTACACTGGCTGTCAATCGTAGTTTTACGAACCAATCAGGAGAACGGGAAGCAGATTTTATTAACTGTGTTGTATGGCGTCGCCCTGCAGAGAATGTAGCAAACTTTCTTAAAAAAGGCAGCTTAGCTGGCGTTGACGGTCGCATTCAAACACGTAATTTCGAAGGACAGGATGGACGCCGTGTGTTTATGACGGAAGTTGTAGCAGAAAGCGTTCAGTTCTTAGAGCCGCGTAGTGCGAATCAAGGCGATCGTGGAGGAAGTCCGGGCTATTCGGGTGGAGGTCAGCGTGACCAAGGAAATCCGTATAGTCAGAATCAGAATCAACAACGCAACAACAATAATAACAACAACTATACACGTGTAGATGAGGATCCATTTGCAAATGACGGTCAGCCGATCGACATTTCCGATGATGATCTGCCATTCTAA
- the rpsR gene encoding 30S ribosomal protein S18, translating to MAGGRRGGRRRRKVCYFTANGITHIDFKDVDLLKKFVSERGKILPRRVTGTNAKYQRKLTRAIKRARTMALLPYVTGE from the coding sequence ATGGCAGGAGGACGTAGAGGTGGACGTAGACGTCGTAAGGTGTGCTACTTCACAGCAAACGGAATTACACATATCGATTTCAAAGATGTTGATCTTCTTAAGAAATTCGTATCTGAACGTGGAAAGATTCTTCCACGTCGTGTAACTGGAACGAACGCTAAGTACCAACGTAAGTTGACTCGTGCGATCAAACGCGCTCGTACAATGGCATTACTTCCATACGTTACTGGTGAATAA
- a CDS encoding methyl-accepting chemotaxis protein — MKKIRKKNKKDHKKTFILSSIRMKLIVIISILFMVSLAVIISITSWQTRMKTEDEVIGQTQGIVGELNNSVQLFLGQYEKSIDQYSVSNSLKNYAKAQMQTEKDVDNTELYANIQSDFDNYLGLYEEATSIYFASPNKKLKIVPSVSLPSDFDPTSREWYKTAAEARAGVVWSEPYVDTATEEYIITASRAIVSENKVVGVLGVDINLSKLTDRVSKMEIGYNGYPFLIGLDGTAIVHPTKRGEDLSTLPFISKMLKSEKDSDTIRYDLDGDKKILIYSTVPKTNWKVGSAYNMEDLIQSSKDIEHLLQITALITLVIMLVLVVIVANMMTKPIKELQKTVTDVSSGDLSIQSTINSKDETGLLATDLNKMIVNMKDTIKVVQESIYNVRESAEGLSAVSEETNASSEEMARAVTEIATGASQSAADSDRAHLQTEQLGSRIDGVYEKSKAMSELAGKADTMNQSGLNQVKALENAYHSSSEYITSMEKVILSLEAKVKTIESVMGTITEISSQTNLLALNASIEAARAGEHGKGFAVVAEEVRKLADQSVKATEEVKRTIVEIQQGSHQAVDEMVKTKETFEVQNDVIQKTNHVFDETSQLMKSMQREIENMYNEVGQINLEKDEVVNVIQMMAATAEETAASCEEMSASTEEQVRAVQSVTEAAERLTDLSQELQSSIERFKIS, encoded by the coding sequence GTGAAAAAAATCAGAAAGAAAAACAAAAAAGACCATAAAAAGACATTTATTTTATCTTCCATCAGAATGAAGCTTATTGTCATCATTTCTATCTTATTTATGGTTTCCTTGGCTGTCATCATATCCATTACCAGCTGGCAGACGAGAATGAAAACAGAGGATGAAGTCATCGGTCAAACTCAAGGGATCGTCGGGGAACTCAATAATTCCGTACAGCTATTCCTAGGACAATATGAAAAGAGTATAGACCAGTACTCCGTTTCCAACTCATTGAAAAACTATGCCAAGGCACAAATGCAAACAGAAAAGGACGTAGATAATACAGAGCTATATGCGAATATCCAATCGGATTTTGATAATTATCTTGGTTTGTACGAGGAAGCCACTTCCATCTACTTTGCATCACCGAATAAGAAACTGAAAATCGTCCCTTCCGTTTCCCTGCCGAGTGATTTTGATCCGACGAGCAGAGAGTGGTATAAAACCGCTGCAGAAGCAAGGGCTGGAGTCGTATGGAGCGAACCTTATGTGGATACGGCAACGGAGGAATACATCATAACCGCCTCAAGGGCGATTGTCTCTGAAAACAAAGTGGTGGGTGTCCTCGGTGTCGATATTAACCTGTCGAAACTGACCGACCGTGTTTCCAAAATGGAAATCGGATATAATGGTTATCCGTTTTTGATTGGTCTTGATGGTACAGCCATCGTTCATCCGACCAAACGCGGTGAAGATCTGTCTACGTTACCGTTTATCAGCAAGATGTTAAAATCTGAAAAAGACTCAGATACTATCCGCTATGACTTAGATGGCGATAAAAAAATATTGATATACAGTACGGTACCGAAAACGAATTGGAAAGTGGGTTCCGCTTATAACATGGAGGATCTCATTCAATCCTCTAAAGACATTGAACATTTACTCCAAATCACAGCTCTGATCACGCTGGTCATCATGCTGGTGCTGGTTGTCATTGTAGCCAATATGATGACAAAACCGATTAAAGAGCTGCAAAAAACGGTAACCGACGTTTCGTCGGGTGATTTATCCATTCAATCTACGATCAACTCAAAAGATGAAACGGGCCTCCTGGCTACAGATTTAAATAAAATGATCGTGAATATGAAAGATACGATAAAAGTCGTTCAGGAATCGATCTATAATGTTCGGGAATCTGCCGAAGGGCTAAGTGCAGTTTCTGAGGAAACAAATGCGTCAAGTGAGGAAATGGCAAGGGCCGTAACGGAAATCGCCACCGGAGCTTCACAGTCAGCGGCTGACTCTGATCGGGCTCACCTTCAAACAGAGCAATTAGGATCGAGAATTGATGGGGTTTATGAAAAATCCAAAGCCATGTCTGAACTTGCAGGGAAAGCGGATACCATGAACCAGTCTGGATTGAATCAGGTGAAAGCATTGGAAAATGCCTATCACTCTTCCAGTGAATACATCACTTCCATGGAAAAAGTCATTCTTAGCCTGGAAGCAAAAGTGAAGACGATTGAATCCGTCATGGGAACGATCACGGAAATTTCGTCTCAAACGAATCTGCTTGCCCTCAATGCGAGCATTGAAGCGGCAAGAGCCGGAGAACACGGCAAAGGGTTCGCTGTGGTAGCCGAAGAGGTTCGCAAGCTTGCTGATCAATCCGTGAAAGCAACGGAAGAAGTCAAGCGCACGATTGTTGAGATCCAACAGGGCTCTCATCAAGCAGTGGACGAAATGGTTAAGACAAAAGAAACATTCGAGGTGCAGAATGATGTGATTCAAAAAACGAATCATGTATTTGATGAAACCTCTCAATTAATGAAATCCATGCAGCGTGAAATTGAGAATATGTATAATGAAGTGGGTCAAATCAATCTCGAAAAGGATGAAGTGGTCAATGTGATCCAAATGATGGCCGCGACAGCCGAAGAGACAGCCGCTTCCTGCGAGGAAATGAGTGCTTCGACAGAGGAGCAGGTTAGGGCCGTACAATCCGTTACAGAAGCAGCGGAGCGTCTGACGGACCTTAGCCAGGAGCTTCAGTCCTCCATTGAACGATTCAAAATTTCATAA
- a CDS encoding YybS family protein, which yields MRNPRVLTEGALMLAIFTVLMLLSLYVPLIGTLAFFVLPLPLILFSSKYSVWNSILVLIGSLGLSFLFGGLLALPVAFMVATTGLVIGWCVKARVDKMRLFMAASLTLVINIVIGYVVSILFLGVNVIEDSLKESKAAYYSLFKTLGQEPDKKLVDSLESSIDLVQTLMPTLFVGISVVLALIFILINFPIMKRLGRDVPVFKPFREWKLPKSILWYYLITLVLSMILQPEKGTYVYTALINILYVLQTLMAVQGLSFIYFFAHLKGWSKGILVLITIISIPLLYLVRILGIIDLGFDLRQRLQRKS from the coding sequence GTGAGGAATCCCCGTGTTTTGACAGAAGGTGCGCTGATGCTCGCCATCTTTACTGTGCTAATGTTATTGAGTTTATATGTTCCGCTGATTGGGACCCTGGCATTTTTTGTGTTGCCCCTCCCTCTTATTTTATTCAGTTCCAAGTATTCGGTATGGAATTCGATCTTAGTATTGATCGGATCACTGGGTCTGTCTTTCTTATTCGGAGGACTGCTTGCATTACCGGTTGCCTTTATGGTGGCTACAACCGGGCTGGTCATTGGCTGGTGTGTAAAGGCAAGAGTGGATAAGATGAGGCTGTTTATGGCAGCAAGTCTCACACTTGTTATCAACATTGTGATCGGTTATGTTGTTTCCATTCTATTTTTAGGTGTAAATGTGATTGAAGACAGCCTGAAGGAATCGAAGGCTGCTTATTATTCATTATTTAAAACCCTCGGCCAGGAACCGGACAAAAAGCTGGTCGATAGTCTTGAGAGCTCGATTGATCTTGTTCAAACCTTAATGCCTACGTTGTTTGTCGGAATATCGGTTGTACTGGCCCTGATTTTCATCTTGATTAATTTTCCGATCATGAAGCGTCTGGGAAGAGATGTACCGGTCTTCAAGCCATTCAGGGAATGGAAGCTCCCTAAGAGCATTCTTTGGTATTATTTGATCACACTTGTGCTGTCCATGATCCTTCAGCCGGAAAAAGGAACATACGTTTATACGGCGCTGATTAATATTTTGTATGTACTGCAGACACTGATGGCGGTGCAAGGATTGTCATTCATTTATTTCTTTGCTCATCTGAAAGGCTGGTCCAAAGGAATTTTGGTATTAATTACAATCATTTCGATTCCTCTTCTTTATCTCGTGCGAATTTTAGGTATAATTGACTTAGGATTTGATCTAAGACAACGCCTGCAACGCAAGTCATAG